One window of the Lactococcus lactis genome contains the following:
- a CDS encoding glycoside hydrolase family 43 protein, with protein sequence MSLIQNPILTGFNADPSIIRVEDTYYIANSTFEWFPGVRLHESKDLEHWNLLPSPLSTITLLDMRGNSASGGIWAPDLSYADGKFWLVYTDVKVVNGAFKDMTNYLTTATDIKGPWTDPIKLNGLGFDASLFHDKDGRKYLVQQTWDHREYKHPFDGITLTEFDVTTMKLQPKTAKTIYNGTNVKLVEGPHLYQINDYYYLFAAQGGTVFTHQEVVARSKTLDTLSFETEPGDPFITNFDTPDNYIQKQGHGGLVSTPKGEWYYASLCARPWNHKNESSTDPRGWSSLGRETSIQKVEWDEEGWPRIVGGHGGTTFVEVPKDAIQTNAPADHSQKDDFASSTLDINWNTLRVPFTEKMGSVGNGKLTLIGQGSLANNFDLSLIARRWQAFYFDAEVKVKFDPFSYQQMAGLTNYYNDRHWSFAFITWNEINGAVIEVAENNRGNYTSYLKDNAIKIPDRTEYVWFRTKVRKESYSYEYSFDGKKFIEIPVVLDAAVLSDDYVLQTYGGFFTGAFVGLAAVDYSGYDRVAEFYNFDYKELGDKVLPDGSYTWKASESRFD encoded by the coding sequence ATGTCACTTATTCAAAACCCAATTCTTACCGGCTTTAATGCAGACCCAAGCATTATTCGCGTAGAAGATACTTATTACATCGCGAACTCCACTTTTGAATGGTTCCCCGGTGTTCGTTTACATGAATCAAAAGATTTAGAACATTGGAACCTACTTCCAAGTCCATTGTCAACAATCACTTTGTTGGATATGAGAGGAAACTCAGCTTCAGGTGGGATCTGGGCCCCTGATTTATCTTATGCGGATGGTAAATTTTGGCTTGTTTATACAGATGTTAAGGTTGTCAATGGTGCTTTCAAAGATATGACCAATTATTTAACAACAGCTACAGACATCAAAGGACCATGGACAGACCCAATCAAGCTCAATGGTCTTGGCTTTGACGCTTCACTTTTCCATGATAAAGACGGACGGAAATACTTAGTTCAACAAACATGGGATCATCGTGAATACAAGCATCCATTTGACGGAATCACATTGACTGAGTTTGATGTGACAACAATGAAACTACAACCTAAAACAGCTAAAACGATTTACAATGGTACAAATGTTAAATTGGTTGAAGGTCCACACCTCTACCAAATTAATGATTATTATTATCTTTTTGCGGCTCAAGGTGGAACAGTCTTTACACACCAAGAAGTCGTGGCTCGCTCTAAAACATTGGATACTTTATCTTTTGAAACTGAACCCGGCGATCCATTTATTACAAACTTCGATACTCCTGATAATTATATTCAAAAGCAAGGACACGGAGGTCTTGTATCTACACCCAAAGGTGAGTGGTATTATGCTTCCTTATGCGCTCGACCATGGAATCATAAAAATGAATCAAGCACAGACCCTCGTGGCTGGAGCTCTTTAGGTCGTGAAACTTCTATCCAAAAAGTGGAATGGGACGAAGAAGGTTGGCCACGTATTGTTGGTGGTCATGGTGGGACAACTTTTGTTGAAGTACCAAAAGATGCAATTCAAACTAATGCACCTGCTGACCACAGTCAAAAAGACGATTTTGCAAGTTCTACTTTGGATATTAACTGGAATACATTGCGTGTCCCATTTACTGAGAAAATGGGTTCAGTTGGAAATGGCAAGTTAACATTAATTGGTCAGGGCTCTTTGGCAAATAATTTTGATTTATCTTTGATTGCTAGACGTTGGCAAGCTTTCTATTTTGACGCAGAAGTCAAAGTAAAATTTGACCCATTTTCTTACCAACAAATGGCTGGATTAACCAACTATTACAATGACCGTCATTGGTCCTTCGCTTTTATCACATGGAATGAAATCAATGGAGCTGTCATTGAAGTTGCTGAAAATAACAGAGGAAACTATACTTCTTATTTAAAAGATAATGCCATTAAAATTCCTGACAGAACTGAATATGTTTGGTTCCGCACTAAAGTCCGTAAAGAATCATATTCTTATGAATATAGTTTTGACGGCAAAAAATTCATAGAAATTCCTGTAGTCTTAGATGCGGCTGTCCTTTCAGATGATTATGTTTTACAAACTTATGGCGGATTCTTCACTGGAGCATTTGTTGGGCTTGCTGCCGTTGATTATTCTGGATATGATAGAGTTGCAGAATTTTATAACTTTGACTATAAAGAATTAGGAGACAAGGTCTTACCAGACGGTTCTTATACTTGGAAAGCAAGTGAATCAAGATTTGATTAG
- a CDS encoding AraC family transcriptional regulator has translation MKNELENIYHSKINNLNFLLVDITYRKPHLHFDIELAFVLEGAGQVITQEQCFEIKAGQAIIFNSCQVHELSSSDSMKLLILQFSSEIFKIIFPQLDKIYFESHPFNLKNQPETLKLLLQAALSYFADDKNNSLRTHGYTSLLLDRLLSISEYSILSSSEQNKLMDLQERMERISSYIHENYDHKISLEMIASHEGLSRTYFSHFFKSNFGINFNEYLNKIRSEKARTLLSSSKDNLLNIAYMCGFSDIRTLNTAFVKSYGVLPKEFRKNSVLFPNLNYMTFNQDKIDNQVFYSDRGSFDILQYYLEKNFEKTSSHF, from the coding sequence ATGAAAAACGAATTAGAGAATATTTATCACTCAAAAATAAATAATCTTAATTTTCTACTTGTCGATATTACTTACAGAAAACCTCACCTTCATTTTGACATTGAATTAGCTTTTGTCTTAGAAGGGGCTGGTCAGGTAATAACACAAGAGCAATGCTTTGAAATCAAAGCTGGACAGGCAATTATCTTTAATAGTTGCCAAGTTCACGAACTATCTTCAAGCGACTCTATGAAACTTTTGATTCTACAGTTTTCATCAGAAATTTTTAAAATTATCTTCCCTCAGCTTGATAAAATTTATTTTGAAAGCCATCCTTTCAATCTAAAAAATCAACCTGAAACTTTAAAATTACTCTTACAAGCGGCTTTAAGTTATTTTGCTGATGATAAGAATAATTCCTTGCGTACTCACGGATACACTTCCCTTTTATTAGATCGCTTATTAAGTATTTCTGAATACAGTATTTTAAGCAGTTCTGAACAAAATAAATTAATGGATCTCCAAGAGCGAATGGAAAGAATTTCTTCTTACATTCATGAAAACTACGACCATAAAATTTCTTTAGAAATGATTGCTTCGCATGAAGGACTTTCCAGAACGTATTTTTCCCATTTCTTTAAAAGTAATTTTGGGATTAATTTCAACGAGTATTTAAATAAGATTCGTTCTGAAAAAGCAAGAACATTACTTTCTTCTTCTAAAGATAATTTATTAAATATTGCTTACATGTGTGGTTTCTCAGATATCAGAACGCTCAACACCGCTTTCGTTAAATCTTATGGTGTTCTACCGAAAGAATTTAGAAAAAATAGTGTACTCTTTCCAAATCTCAACTACATGACTTTCAATCAAGATAAAATTGATAATCAAGTTTTTTATTCTGATAGAGGCTCTTTTGATATTCTGCAATATTATTTAGAAAAAAACTTTGAAAAAACAAGTAGTCATTTTTAG
- the purK gene encoding 5-(carboxyamino)imidazole ribonucleotide synthase yields the protein MIKNTKQTIGIIGGGQLGQMMAIAAQYMGHKVITLDPNPNCSAAKVSDELIVAPYDDVDNLLRLAYACDVITYEFENVSAKALHEIEGCVRIPQGIRLLEITQNRRFEKEFLTNEAKVNVAPWQLVDSAEKLPETVTRKQVLKTTTGGYDGHGQVVLNADKDLSAAKSLTELSECVLEDFISFEREISVIISGNGHEYVVFPLAENEHRENILHQTISPARISAEITENAYKIATSIAEKLELSGVLCVEMFLTADGQIYVNELAPRPHNSGHFTIEACDFNQFDLHIKGILGEDLPEPKLLKPAIMLNVLGQHVEAVKKLNHEHADWHQHDYGKADAKHNRKMGHVTILTNDFDQTINEIKATKIWD from the coding sequence GTGATAAAGAATACAAAGCAAACAATTGGTATTATTGGTGGAGGTCAGCTTGGACAGATGATGGCAATTGCTGCTCAATACATGGGACATAAAGTCATTACACTTGACCCAAATCCAAACTGTTCTGCGGCAAAAGTATCTGATGAACTGATTGTTGCACCTTATGATGACGTTGACAATTTATTAAGACTCGCCTATGCTTGTGACGTCATTACTTATGAGTTTGAAAATGTATCAGCAAAAGCTTTGCACGAAATTGAAGGCTGTGTAAGGATTCCTCAAGGAATACGTCTGTTAGAGATTACGCAAAACCGTCGCTTTGAAAAAGAATTTTTGACCAACGAAGCTAAAGTTAATGTTGCACCTTGGCAACTCGTAGATTCAGCGGAAAAACTCCCAGAAACAGTAACTAGAAAACAAGTTTTAAAAACAACAACTGGAGGCTATGACGGTCATGGACAAGTGGTTTTAAATGCTGATAAAGACTTGTCAGCTGCAAAATCACTGACAGAACTTTCAGAATGTGTTTTAGAAGATTTTATTTCTTTTGAACGTGAAATTTCTGTTATTATTAGTGGAAATGGTCACGAATATGTGGTTTTTCCTCTAGCTGAAAACGAACATAGAGAAAACATCTTACATCAAACGATTTCTCCGGCTCGTATATCTGCTGAAATTACAGAGAATGCTTATAAAATTGCGACCTCAATTGCGGAAAAATTAGAGCTATCTGGCGTGCTTTGTGTGGAAATGTTCTTAACAGCAGATGGTCAAATCTATGTCAATGAACTAGCTCCAAGACCACATAATAGTGGCCACTTTACAATTGAAGCTTGTGATTTCAACCAATTTGATTTGCATATTAAAGGGATTTTAGGAGAAGACCTACCAGAACCTAAACTTTTGAAACCTGCCATTATGTTGAACGTTTTAGGGCAACACGTTGAGGCAGTTAAGAAACTTAATCATGAGCATGCCGATTGGCATCAACATGATTATGGAAAAGCAGATGCTAAACATAACCGAAAAATGGGACATGTGACAATCTTAACAAATGATTTTGACCAAACGATTAATGAAATTAAAGCAACTAAAATTTGGGATTAA
- the xylA gene encoding xylose isomerase, with protein sequence MAYFNDIAPIKYEGTKTKNMFAFRHYNPEEVVAGKTMEEQLHFALAFWHTITMDGSDPFGGATMERPWDLEGGSELDRAHRRVDAFFEIAEKLGVKYYCFHDIDIVPTGNSLKEFYANLDEITDHLLEKQKATGIKLLWNTANMFSNPRYMNGVSTSNRAEVFAYGAAQVKKGLELSKKLGGENYVFWGGREGYESLLNTDMGLEMDHMAKFFHLAIDYAKSINHLPIFLIEPKPKEPMTHQYDFDAATALAFLQKYDLDKYFKLNLETNHAWLAGHTFEHELNTARTFNALGSIDANQGNYLLGWDTDEFPTLVIDITLAMHQILLNGGLGKGGINFDAKVRRTSFKAEDLILAHIAGMDTYARALKGAAAIIEDKFLSDIVDERYSSYKNTEVGQSIENGTATFESLAAFALEHGDDIELDSNHLEYIKSVLNDYLV encoded by the coding sequence ATGGCTTACTTTAACGACATCGCACCTATCAAATACGAAGGTACAAAAACTAAAAATATGTTTGCCTTTCGCCATTATAATCCAGAAGAAGTAGTTGCTGGTAAAACAATGGAAGAACAACTTCATTTTGCCCTTGCATTTTGGCATACAATTACAATGGATGGGTCAGATCCCTTTGGGGGAGCAACAATGGAACGTCCTTGGGATTTGGAAGGTGGTTCTGAACTTGACCGTGCTCACCGTCGAGTAGATGCTTTCTTTGAAATTGCTGAAAAATTAGGTGTTAAATATTATTGTTTCCATGATATTGATATTGTACCTACTGGAAATTCTTTGAAAGAATTTTATGCTAATTTGGACGAAATTACTGACCACCTTCTTGAAAAACAAAAAGCAACAGGGATTAAATTACTTTGGAATACAGCAAACATGTTTTCAAATCCCCGCTATATGAATGGTGTTTCAACTTCTAACCGTGCTGAAGTCTTTGCTTATGGTGCTGCACAAGTTAAAAAAGGTCTTGAACTTTCTAAAAAACTTGGTGGCGAAAATTATGTCTTCTGGGGTGGTCGTGAAGGTTATGAATCACTTTTGAACACAGATATGGGTCTTGAAATGGACCACATGGCAAAATTCTTCCATTTGGCAATTGATTATGCAAAATCAATCAACCACTTGCCTATTTTCTTGATTGAACCAAAACCAAAAGAACCAATGACTCACCAATATGATTTTGACGCAGCAACAGCTCTTGCTTTCTTGCAAAAATATGACTTGGACAAATACTTCAAACTCAATCTTGAAACAAATCATGCTTGGCTGGCTGGGCACACTTTTGAACACGAATTAAATACTGCACGTACTTTCAATGCTTTGGGTTCTATTGATGCCAATCAAGGAAATTACTTGCTTGGTTGGGATACAGATGAATTCCCAACACTTGTTATTGATATCACACTTGCGATGCACCAAATTCTTTTGAACGGTGGACTTGGCAAAGGTGGAATTAACTTTGATGCGAAAGTACGTCGTACAAGTTTCAAAGCAGAGGATTTAATTCTTGCTCATATTGCAGGGATGGATACTTATGCGCGTGCTTTGAAAGGTGCAGCAGCAATCATTGAAGATAAATTCTTGTCTGATATTGTTGACGAACGTTATAGTTCATACAAAAATACAGAAGTTGGTCAATCCATTGAAAATGGAACAGCAACTTTTGAAAGTCTTGCCGCATTTGCACTTGAACATGGTGACGATATTGAACTTGATTCTAATCACTTGGAATACATCAAATCAGTATTGAATGACTATCTTGTTTAA
- a CDS encoding sugar O-acetyltransferase, whose protein sequence is MRMLDEAEKLRLAKLSIFDKINNGDWYQYSKEVELQKIVKNSSQKISEINDKAKENIDEARKLLEDFLPNLPQSSEIYFPIIALEYPNRFKVGENTFINSGLQIISAGKVKIGKNCFIGPNCQLFTPNHHARDVFLRREGWQYDGPIVIGNDCWLGGSVILLPGVSLGDDVVVGAGSVVTKSFPSHCIIAGNPARLIKNE, encoded by the coding sequence ATGAGAATGTTAGATGAAGCAGAAAAATTACGTTTAGCAAAGCTATCTATTTTTGATAAAATAAATAATGGTGATTGGTACCAATATAGCAAAGAAGTAGAACTACAAAAAATAGTCAAAAATTCTAGTCAAAAAATTTCTGAAATTAATGATAAGGCAAAAGAAAATATTGATGAAGCAAGAAAACTCTTGGAGGATTTTCTTCCAAATTTACCTCAAAGTTCAGAAATATATTTTCCAATAATTGCTTTGGAATATCCCAATCGTTTTAAAGTCGGAGAAAATACTTTTATTAATAGTGGACTTCAGATTATTAGTGCGGGTAAGGTTAAGATTGGGAAAAACTGTTTTATTGGACCAAATTGTCAATTATTTACACCTAATCATCATGCCAGGGATGTGTTTTTAAGACGTGAAGGCTGGCAATATGATGGGCCAATAGTAATTGGTAATGATTGTTGGCTTGGCGGTTCAGTGATTCTTTTGCCTGGAGTTTCTTTAGGAGATGATGTTGTCGTTGGTGCTGGCTCTGTGGTGACCAAATCATTTCCTAGCCACTGCATAATTGCTGGAAATCCGGCACGCTTAATAAAAAATGAATAA
- a CDS encoding aldose epimerase family protein has product MTFTISKESLPFRADKSISQITLSNERLTIVVHDYGARVHQLLTPDKNGTFENILLSKNNSETYANDGGYYGVICGPVAGRISGATYDSVSLEANEGKNNLHSGSHGWERQFWSYETFETASSLGIKLSLRDEESSFPGQIQAEVTYKLTDNKLEVTISGLSVTDTVFNPAWHPYFNLSAELSTTHEHFIQANVDFLVETNQENIPTGRLLTVDDSSYSIKESVSIKKLLKDNPEGLDDCFVFNPKGDKSLMLYDPLSGRKLVAQTDRQAVVIYTATNPEIESMINGRPMSKNRGIAIEFQEIPDLVHHPEWGTIELKAGQKKTFITEYLFTTN; this is encoded by the coding sequence ATGACATTTACCATTTCCAAAGAATCTTTGCCTTTTAGAGCTGACAAATCAATTAGTCAGATTACATTATCAAATGAACGACTCACCATCGTTGTCCATGATTATGGAGCAAGAGTCCATCAACTCCTCACTCCTGACAAAAATGGAACATTTGAAAATATTCTTTTATCCAAAAACAATTCCGAAACCTATGCAAATGATGGAGGATATTATGGTGTAATTTGCGGTCCAGTTGCCGGGCGTATTTCAGGTGCTACTTATGATTCTGTCAGTTTAGAGGCAAATGAAGGAAAAAATAATTTACATTCAGGAAGCCATGGCTGGGAAAGACAATTTTGGTCTTATGAAACTTTTGAAACAGCATCATCTCTTGGCATTAAACTAAGTTTAAGAGATGAGGAGTCCAGTTTTCCAGGTCAAATCCAAGCAGAAGTCACTTATAAATTAACTGACAATAAGTTAGAAGTGACAATATCAGGTCTGTCAGTAACTGACACAGTCTTTAATCCGGCTTGGCATCCTTATTTTAATCTGTCAGCAGAATTATCAACGACTCATGAGCATTTCATTCAAGCAAATGTTGACTTTCTAGTTGAAACCAATCAAGAGAATATACCAACTGGTCGTCTTCTAACTGTTGACGACAGTTCTTATTCAATTAAAGAAAGCGTTTCAATCAAAAAGCTTTTAAAAGATAATCCCGAAGGACTAGATGATTGCTTTGTTTTTAATCCCAAAGGAGATAAAAGTTTAATGCTTTATGACCCTTTATCTGGTCGGAAACTAGTAGCTCAAACTGATAGACAAGCGGTCGTGATTTACACAGCCACAAATCCAGAAATAGAGTCAATGATTAATGGCAGACCAATGTCCAAAAATCGCGGAATTGCTATTGAATTTCAAGAAATACCTGACCTTGTTCATCATCCTGAATGGGGAACGATTGAGCTTAAAGCAGGTCAAAAAAAGACTTTTATAACAGAATATCTATTTACAACGAATTAA
- the xylB gene encoding xylulokinase encodes MTYVLGIDLGTSSLKGILMDEVGNLITTKSAEYQIDTPKQGYSEQRPEYWIVALESVLTDLSVEISDFGQQLAGISFSGQMHSLVVLDDNNKPVYPAILWNDVRTSKQCQEITDRLGQRLLEITKNIALEGFTLPKILWLQENEPEVWSRVKKIMLPKDYLSLWLTGNIYTEFSDAAGTLLLDIEKKQWSEEITDAFNIDRGILPELIESTDRTGFVKAEIAERYKLTNEVKVFAGGADNAAAALGVGLINEEVGLISMGTSGVVSAYEPKIADYKGKLHFFNHTVPGAYYSMGVTLAAGNSLNWYKETFGKGLSFNELLSEVYTVSPGSEGLLFTPYIVGERTPHFDSKIRGSFIGISAHHEQKHFSRAVLEGITFSLRDSKDIMEKTKNKKFKRLISVGGGAQNPDIMQMQADIFNSEMIRLTVEQGPGLGACMIAAFGCGLFDSLEAVTKAFVHYKEASFIPNPKNVARYEQIYQIWKQVYKNTSEISHQLVEFNDEG; translated from the coding sequence ATGACTTACGTGTTAGGAATTGACTTAGGAACATCAAGTCTTAAAGGAATTTTGATGGATGAAGTTGGTAATTTAATTACAACAAAATCTGCTGAATACCAAATTGATACGCCCAAACAAGGCTATTCTGAACAACGTCCAGAATATTGGATTGTGGCACTTGAATCAGTACTGACCGATTTGTCAGTAGAAATTTCAGATTTTGGTCAGCAACTTGCAGGCATTAGTTTTTCGGGGCAAATGCATTCATTAGTCGTTTTAGATGACAATAATAAACCAGTTTATCCAGCAATTCTTTGGAATGATGTGAGAACAAGCAAACAATGTCAAGAAATTACTGACAGACTTGGTCAGCGACTTTTAGAGATTACAAAAAATATTGCTCTTGAAGGATTTACCTTACCAAAAATTCTTTGGCTCCAAGAAAATGAACCAGAGGTTTGGTCAAGAGTAAAAAAAATAATGTTGCCAAAAGATTACTTGAGCCTTTGGCTGACAGGAAATATTTATACCGAATTTTCTGACGCAGCAGGAACTTTACTTTTAGATATTGAGAAAAAACAATGGTCAGAGGAAATTACTGACGCATTCAATATTGATAGGGGAATTCTACCTGAATTGATTGAATCCACTGACCGAACAGGATTTGTCAAAGCAGAAATAGCTGAACGCTATAAACTGACAAATGAAGTAAAAGTATTTGCTGGTGGAGCCGATAATGCTGCCGCCGCTCTGGGTGTTGGTTTAATCAATGAAGAAGTGGGCTTGATTTCAATGGGAACCTCCGGAGTCGTTTCCGCTTATGAACCTAAAATTGCAGATTATAAAGGAAAACTTCATTTCTTTAATCACACGGTTCCGGGTGCTTATTACTCAATGGGAGTAACCTTGGCTGCCGGAAATTCTTTAAACTGGTATAAGGAAACTTTTGGAAAAGGCTTGAGTTTCAATGAACTTTTGTCAGAAGTTTACACAGTTTCTCCTGGTTCAGAAGGATTGCTCTTTACGCCATATATTGTAGGTGAAAGAACACCACATTTTGATTCAAAAATTCGCGGAAGTTTTATAGGAATTTCTGCTCATCATGAACAAAAACATTTTTCAAGAGCAGTGCTTGAAGGAATTACCTTTTCATTGCGTGATTCTAAAGATATCATGGAAAAAACGAAAAACAAGAAGTTTAAACGTTTGATTTCCGTAGGTGGGGGTGCGCAAAATCCCGACATTATGCAAATGCAAGCAGATATTTTTAATTCTGAAATGATTCGCTTAACGGTTGAGCAGGGACCGGGACTTGGTGCTTGTATGATTGCTGCTTTTGGTTGCGGACTTTTTGATAGCTTAGAAGCGGTCACTAAAGCTTTTGTTCATTACAAGGAAGCCAGTTTCATACCAAATCCAAAAAATGTAGCACGTTATGAGCAAATTTATCAAATTTGGAAACAAGTTTATAAAAATACCTCTGAAATTTCTCATCAATTAGTAGAATTCAATGACGAAGGTTAA
- the purE gene encoding 5-(carboxyamino)imidazole ribonucleotide mutase, producing the protein MAEVAIIMGSSSDWATMKETAKILDDFGLAYEKKVVSAHRTPALMAEFSSQAREAGYKVIIAGAGGAAHLPGMVAAQTLVPVIGVPIKSRALSGLDSLYSIVQMPAGVPVATMAIGEAGAKNAALFALQLLANTNENLYQKLLVYRAAAQEMVEESNKALL; encoded by the coding sequence ATGGCAGAAGTAGCAATTATCATGGGTTCGAGCTCAGATTGGGCGACAATGAAAGAAACAGCAAAAATTTTAGATGACTTTGGTTTAGCTTATGAAAAAAAGGTCGTATCAGCACACCGAACACCAGCTTTGATGGCTGAATTTTCGAGCCAAGCCCGTGAGGCAGGTTATAAAGTGATCATCGCAGGTGCTGGTGGAGCTGCTCATTTGCCAGGAATGGTAGCTGCTCAGACTCTCGTTCCAGTCATTGGCGTTCCAATAAAATCACGCGCTTTATCTGGTTTGGATTCACTTTATTCAATTGTTCAAATGCCGGCAGGGGTTCCTGTAGCGACAATGGCAATTGGAGAGGCTGGAGCAAAAAATGCTGCTTTATTTGCTTTGCAACTTTTGGCGAATACAAACGAGAATTTATACCAAAAATTGTTGGTCTATCGGGCTGCTGCGCAAGAAATGGTTGAGGAATCAAACAAAGCATTACTTTAA
- the purD gene encoding phosphoribosylamine--glycine ligase — MKILVIGSGGREHALAKKFMESPQVEEVFVAPGNSGMEKDGIQIVDISELSNDKLVKFAQNQNIGLTFVGPETALMNGVVDAFIKAELPIFGPNKMAAELEGSKDFAKSIMKKYGVPTADYATFDSLEPALAYLDEKGVPLVIKADGLAAGKGVTVAFDIETAKSALADIFSGSQGKVVIEEFLDGEEFSLFSFIHDGKIYPMPIAQDHKRAFDGDKGPNTGGMGAYSPVLHISKEVVNEALEKVVKPTVAGMIEEGKSFTGVLYAGLILTEDGVKTIEFNARFGDPETQVVLPRLKSDLAQAIIDILAGNEPTLEWLESGVTLGVVVAAEGYPSQAKLGLILPEIPEGLNVYYAGVSKNENNQLISSGGRVYLVSETGEDVKSTQKLLYEKLDKLENDGFFYRHDIGSRAI; from the coding sequence ATGAAAATTTTGGTAATTGGTTCTGGCGGCCGCGAACATGCCTTAGCAAAAAAATTTATGGAAAGTCCTCAAGTTGAAGAAGTCTTTGTAGCTCCAGGCAATTCAGGAATGGAAAAAGATGGAATTCAAATAGTTGATATTTCCGAACTATCTAATGATAAATTAGTTAAATTTGCTCAAAATCAAAACATTGGACTAACATTTGTTGGCCCAGAAACAGCTTTGATGAATGGCGTCGTCGATGCTTTTATAAAAGCAGAATTACCAATTTTTGGGCCAAATAAAATGGCCGCAGAGCTAGAAGGTTCTAAAGATTTTGCAAAATCAATTATGAAAAAATATGGGGTTCCGACGGCTGATTATGCTACTTTTGATAGCTTAGAGCCTGCTCTTGCATATCTAGATGAAAAAGGAGTTCCTCTTGTGATTAAAGCTGATGGGCTCGCTGCTGGAAAGGGTGTGACGGTTGCCTTTGATATTGAGACCGCTAAGTCAGCTCTGGCCGATATTTTTTCTGGTAGTCAAGGAAAAGTTGTGATTGAGGAATTTCTTGATGGTGAAGAATTTTCTTTATTTAGTTTTATCCATGACGGGAAAATATATCCGATGCCGATTGCTCAAGACCACAAACGAGCTTTTGATGGAGATAAAGGCCCTAACACAGGGGGAATGGGGGCTTACTCACCGGTCCTACATATTTCTAAGGAGGTTGTAAATGAGGCTCTGGAAAAAGTTGTTAAACCAACAGTAGCTGGAATGATAGAAGAAGGCAAGTCATTTACAGGCGTTCTTTATGCAGGTTTAATTTTGACAGAAGACGGAGTCAAAACAATTGAATTTAATGCACGCTTTGGGGATCCTGAAACCCAAGTTGTTCTCCCCCGTTTAAAAAGTGACTTAGCTCAAGCAATTATTGATATTTTAGCTGGAAATGAGCCAACATTAGAATGGCTTGAGTCTGGTGTGACTTTGGGTGTGGTTGTTGCTGCAGAAGGCTATCCTAGTCAAGCAAAACTAGGACTTATTCTTCCAGAAATTCCTGAAGGTTTAAATGTTTATTATGCAGGAGTTTCCAAAAATGAAAATAATCAATTAATCTCTAGTGGAGGCCGAGTTTATCTTGTTTCTGAAACGGGAGAAGATGTAAAAAGTACACAAAAATTGCTTTATGAAAAACTTGATAAATTGGAAAATGATGGTTTCTTTTATCGTCATGATATTGGTTCACGAGCAATATAA